One genomic region from Vannielia litorea encodes:
- a CDS encoding HK97 family phage prohead protease, with protein sequence MSERERQAMAMDYGPELEHKFCAPEAKLAVDERYEISGYASLFGAPDQGGDVVVAGAYARSLKAMAAKGQPIRMLWQHDPREPIGIWDEVREDRRGLWVKGRLLKEVARAREAAALINAGAIDGLSIGYRTKRAERDAQGRRLLHDLELWEVSLVTFPMLREARLSGAKGDELPPAADEGWQELAEALRAARRALAG encoded by the coding sequence ATGAGTGAGAGAGAAAGGCAAGCGATGGCAATGGATTACGGGCCGGAGTTAGAGCACAAGTTCTGTGCGCCGGAGGCAAAGCTGGCGGTGGATGAGAGGTATGAGATTTCAGGCTACGCCTCACTCTTCGGGGCGCCCGACCAGGGTGGCGACGTAGTGGTGGCAGGGGCCTATGCGCGGTCGCTCAAGGCGATGGCGGCGAAGGGCCAGCCGATCCGGATGCTTTGGCAGCATGACCCGCGCGAGCCGATCGGGATCTGGGATGAGGTGCGCGAGGACCGCCGTGGCCTGTGGGTTAAGGGACGCCTGTTGAAGGAGGTCGCCCGCGCCCGCGAGGCCGCCGCGCTGATCAACGCAGGCGCCATCGACGGCCTCTCCATCGGCTACCGCACCAAGCGGGCGGAAAGGGACGCACAGGGGCGCAGGTTGCTGCACGATCTGGAGCTTTGGGAGGTGTCACTGGTGACCTTCCCGATGCTTCGCGAGGCGAGGCTTTCGGGTGCCAAGGGGGACGAGTTGCCCCCGGCGGCGGACGAGGGCTGGCAAGAGCTGGCGGAGGCGCTGCGGGCGGCTCGCCGGGCGCTGGCGGGTTAA
- a CDS encoding phage portal protein: protein MVFDFLKRERGGGAVPETKASATGPVIAYHGAGRVAWSPRDTVSLTKTGFTGNPVGFRAVKLIAEAAAAVPLICQDSERRYETHPVADLMRRPNGAQGRSEFLEALYGQILLSGDGYVEAVLADVGLPGELHVLRSDRMSVVPGGDGWPVAYEYAVGGRKHRFDASGELKPVCHIKAFHPQDDHYGLSPLKAAANALDVHNAASKWSKGLLDNAARPSGAIVYRGADGSGHLSADQYDRLLDEMASHHQGAANAGRPMLLEGGLDWKPMGFSPSDMEFQKTKEAAAREIATAFGVPPMMLGIPGEATYANYQEANRAFYRLTVLPLVAKVSGALGDWLSGLGGEAVELKPDLDGVPALATEREAQWRRVSEADFLTAGEKRALLGLPPLETGDE from the coding sequence ATGGTCTTCGACTTCCTCAAGCGGGAGCGGGGCGGCGGAGCCGTGCCTGAAACCAAGGCCTCGGCCACCGGGCCGGTGATTGCATATCACGGCGCGGGCCGGGTGGCGTGGAGCCCGCGCGACACAGTTTCGCTCACCAAGACGGGGTTTACCGGTAACCCGGTCGGGTTCCGGGCGGTGAAGCTCATTGCCGAAGCCGCCGCTGCCGTGCCGCTGATCTGCCAGGACAGTGAGCGGCGCTACGAGACACATCCGGTGGCCGACCTGATGCGGCGGCCCAACGGGGCGCAGGGGCGCTCGGAGTTTCTGGAGGCGCTTTACGGGCAGATCCTGCTCTCGGGCGATGGCTACGTGGAGGCGGTGCTGGCCGACGTGGGGCTGCCGGGGGAGTTACATGTGCTGCGCTCCGACCGGATGAGCGTGGTGCCCGGCGGCGATGGTTGGCCGGTGGCCTATGAATACGCCGTGGGAGGGCGGAAACACCGCTTCGATGCCAGTGGCGAGCTGAAACCTGTATGCCATATCAAGGCCTTCCACCCGCAGGACGACCACTATGGCCTCTCGCCGCTGAAGGCCGCTGCCAATGCGCTGGATGTGCATAACGCAGCCTCGAAGTGGTCGAAGGGGCTGCTCGACAATGCGGCCCGGCCCTCGGGAGCGATTGTTTATCGGGGCGCGGATGGGTCGGGGCATCTGAGCGCCGATCAATACGACCGGCTCCTGGACGAGATGGCCTCGCACCACCAAGGCGCGGCCAATGCGGGCCGCCCGATGCTGCTGGAGGGCGGGCTGGACTGGAAGCCGATGGGGTTTTCTCCCTCGGACATGGAGTTTCAGAAAACCAAGGAGGCCGCCGCGCGGGAGATCGCCACGGCTTTTGGCGTGCCGCCGATGATGCTCGGCATCCCCGGCGAGGCGACCTACGCCAATTATCAGGAGGCCAACCGCGCGTTCTATCGGCTCACGGTGCTGCCGCTGGTGGCCAAGGTCAGCGGAGCGTTGGGCGACTGGCTGAGCGGGTTGGGCGGCGAGGCGGTGGAATTGAAGCCCGATCTCGACGGGGTGCCGGCACTGGCCACGGAGCGTGAGGCACAGTGGCGGCGGGTCAGCGAGGCGGACTTTCTGACGGCGGGCGAGAAGCGGGCGCTGCTCGGGCTTCCGCCGCTGGAGACGGGCGATGAGTGA